CCGGTGGCCGCGCCATCACCGAGGACCTCGGCATCAAGCTCGAGAACGTCAAGCTCGAGGATCTGGGCCGCGCCAAGAAGGTCACGATCGACAAGGACAACACGACGATCGTCGAGGGTGCCGGTGTGGCCGCCGCCATCGAGGGTCGTGTGAAGCAGATCCGCACGCAGATCGAGGACACCACCTCGGACTACGACCGCGAGAAGCTGCAGGAGCGCCTCGCCAAGCTCGTGGGCGGCGTGGCCGTCATCAAGGTCGGTGCCGCCACCGAGACCGAGATGAAGGAGAAGAAGGCGCGCGTCGAGGACGCGATGCACGCGACCAAGGCGGCTGTCGAAGAGGGCATCGTGCCCGGCGGCGGCGTGGCCCTGATTCGCGCGGGCAAGGCCCTCGAGGGCCTGACGCTCGACACGCACGACCAGCAGGTCGGCGTGAGCATCATCAAGCGCGCCATCGAGGAGCCGATGCGCTGGATCGCGACCAACGCGGGCCAGGAAGGCACGATCATCGTGCAGCGCGTCAAGGAAAACGACACGGTGGAGTTCGGCTACAACGCCGGCGCCGAGAAGTTCGAGGACCTGATCGCGGCCGGCGTCATCGACCCGGTCAAGGTCGTCCGCACGGCGCTCCAGAACGCCGCGTCGATCGCCGGGCTGCTGCTCACCACCG
The Acidobacteriota bacterium DNA segment above includes these coding regions:
- the groEL gene encoding chaperonin GroEL (60 kDa chaperone family; promotes refolding of misfolded polypeptides especially under stressful conditions; forms two stacked rings of heptamers to form a barrel-shaped 14mer; ends can be capped by GroES; misfolded proteins enter the barrel where they are refolded when GroES binds; many bacteria have multiple copies of the groEL gene which are active under different environmental conditions; the B.japonicum protein in this cluster is expressed constitutively; in Rhodobacter, Corynebacterium and Rhizobium this protein is essential for growth); translated protein: GGRAITEDLGIKLENVKLEDLGRAKKVTIDKDNTTIVEGAGVAAAIEGRVKQIRTQIEDTTSDYDREKLQERLAKLVGGVAVIKVGAATETEMKEKKARVEDAMHATKAAVEEGIVPGGGVALIRAGKALEGLTLDTHDQQVGVSIIKRAIEEPMRWIATNAGQEGTIIVQRVKENDTVEFGYNAGAEKFEDLIAAGVIDPVKVVRTALQNAASIAGLLLTTEAMVCDIPEEKKDAAPAPPGGGMY